From a region of the Cryptococcus depauperatus CBS 7841 chromosome 6, complete sequence genome:
- a CDS encoding UV damage endonuclease UvdE, producing MNLVPLRTVQPLATSSAIRFSKTLLLPPSSYRLIFTNKSHQHPSAMPRKSSRQKLQISSVVNLKPARIQPAVNIGDSTEKSFMNDGELTPPELNANNVEDIVEVKTEEIVVDSKRKRTRTKKEVAQAKINIDLNKSESELSELSESVEKSRPKKKTAKKSRIAKDEPQYDENGNEIPKKPKRRKEYPKKVYDIPEVERKTTTFRGRLGYACLNTILRANKPDSIFCSRTCRIASIEEEGLELPKGLALMNARDLKTLIQWNEDNKIRFLRLSSEMFPFASHAKYGYTLEFADKELKEAGDLAKQYGHRLTMHPGQFTQLGSPKKAVVDASIRELEYQCELMDRMGLGPDGVMIIHMGGVYGDKESTLARFKENFETKCNDKIKARLVLENDEANDLFPISESLNIPIIFDYHHDALNPSSSPPSELIPRIKQVWDRRGIRMKQHLSEPRPGAESLMEKRAHADRCKELPADLPDDVDLMIEAKDKEQAVFELYRIYGLEDVIHDNLRPADPNPGMHTKGRKSNLKRKTKATGETDSVGDQIQLIDLEKEGNSEQVMT from the exons ATGAACTTAGTGCCGTTAAGAACTGTACAACCACTCGCTACATCCTCTGCAATCCGCTTCTCAAAAACCTTACTATTGCCGCCATCGTCATATAGGCTTATCTTCACCAACAAGAGCCATCAACATCCGTCCGCCATGCCTCGCAAAAGTAGTAGGCAGAAACTACAAATTTCATCCGTCGTCAACCTCAAGCCTGCACGGATTCAGCCTGCTGTCAATATTGGGGATTCTACAGAAAAGTCGTTTATGAACGATGGAGAGCTCACACCTCCAGAATTGAATGCCAACAACGTAGAAGATATAGTAGAAGTCAAAACTGAAGAGATAGTAGTGGATAGTAAGCGGAAAAGAACTAGGACCAAGAAAGAAGTAGCTCAAGCTAAGATCAACATTGATTTAAACAAATCAGAAAGCGAGCTTTCAGAATTATCCGAGTCTGTGGAAAAGTCCAGACCTAAGAAGAAGACTGCAAAAAAGTCTAGGATAGCCAAGGATGAGCCACAGTACGATGAAAATGGAAACGAGATTCCTAAAAAACccaagagaagaaaagagtatcCCAAGAAAGTATACGATATACCTGAGgtggaaagaaagacaacaaCCTTTAGAG GTCGATTGGGCTATGCATGTCTCAATACAATTTTGAGAGCCAACAAACCGGACAGTATCTTTTGCTCCAGGACGTGCCGAATAGCAAGTAttgaggaggaaggttTGGAACTTCCAAAAGGGCTCGCTTTGATGAATGCTCGTGATCTCAAAACGCTCATCCAG TGGAATGAAGACAACAAAATACGGTTTTTGCGATTGTCTTCCGAGATGTTTCCATTTGCGTCGCATGCGAAATACGGCTACACTCTTGAATTTGCAGACAAAGAGCTGAAGGAAGCGGGAGATCTAGCCAAGCAATATGGACACCGTTTGACAATGCATCCTGGTCAG TTTACCCAACTTGGATCACCCAAAAAAGCAGTAGTAGACGCATCAATAAGGGAGTTGGAATATCAATGCGAGCTCATGGACCGGATGGGACTGGGTCCTGATGGGGTCATGAT AATACACATGGGAGGAGTATATGGCGATAAGGAGAGTACTCTTGCGAGATTTAAAGAGAACTTTGAGACAAAATGTAATGACAAGATAAAAGCCAGACTTGTACTAGAAAACGACGAGGCAA ATGACCTCTTCCCCATATCAGAATCGTTAAACATTcccatcatctttgattATCATCACGATGCGCTGAacccttcctcttccccTCCCTCTGAACTTATTCCGAGGATAAAACAAGTATGGGACCGAAGGGGAATCAGGATGAAGCAGCATCTTTCTGAACCTAGACCTGGAGCTGAGAGCTTGATGGAGAAGCGAGCGCATGCGGATAGATGCAAGGAACTACCAGCCGACCTACCCGACGATGTCGATTTGATGATTgaggcaaaagacaag GAGCAAGCTGTCTTTGAGCTGTATCGCATCTA TGGCCTCGAAGATGTTATCCATGACAATCTTCGGCCAGCCGATCCTAATCCAGGCATGCATACTAAGGGACGAAAGAGTAATCTCAAAAG GAAAACCAAAGCAACTGGTGAAACAGACTCTGTAGGTGATCAAATTCAACTAATAGACCTTGAAAAGGAAGGCAATAGTGAACAAGTGATGACGTAA